The sequence TGTTCATTTGCGGTTATGATAAGGTCGGTTCTGAGGCTGAAGAAAATACCGCTGACCTTGTAAAAATTGCTGAGCCTGTTAAGCAGAGCAATCTTATTTTCAAGAATGAGATCCCTGTCGAAATATTCAGTCATATGAAAACGGCTGCCTCCGTGCATATCCGTATAGAGCTATAGAGATCATCGAATAAAACTGCCAATACTTGAGGAGAAAAATGAAAAAGCCGCCGGAAGGCGGCTTCGGGGTTAAAACTTCTTTATCGCCTTTGTGGGGCAGACTTCCTCACACTTTCCGCAGTTAATGCAGATGTCCGGATCTATCACCGCAAGGAAATTCTCCACCTGAATAGCAGACACAGGACAATTCTTGGCGCAGAGCTTACAGCCTATGCAGCCCACGGAACACGCCTTTTTCACGTCTCCGCCCTTGTCCTTTGACATACAGGCGACAACAAACGGTTTATCCTGCTCAATTATAGTGATTATGTTTCTCGGGCAGGCTTTTACACACATGCCGCAGGAGGTGCATTTTTCTTCAATTACCACCGGCAGCCTGTTTTCATCCATATACATGGCGTCAAACCCGCATGCCTTGACACAGCTTCCCTCGCCTAGACACCCATATGAGCAGAGTTTATTCCCGCCTGCAAGCAGGTTTACGCTGTGGCAGTCCTTCGGACCGTAGTAATCGTATTTTTCTGGAGCTTCCGCCCGTCCGCCCTTACAGCGGACTCTGGCGACTTTTCGTACGCTTGAGCCAAGCTCAATTCCCAGAATCGCCGCTATCTCCTTCGCGCTCTCCGCACCCATAACAGGGCAGGAGTTCGGAGCGGATTTGCCGCTGACAATCGATTCGGCAAGCGCCGCACAGCCCGGAAAGCCGCATCCGCCGCAGTTTGCCGCAGGGAGAAGGTTTGTCACCTGCTCTATGCGGGGATCTTTCTCCACATGGAACTTTTTTGAAGCTATCATAAGCCCTAAACCGGCCGCGAATCCGGTTGAAAGCATTGTAAGTATCGCTGCTGTCATATATTCACCTACTTAACCAGACCGCTGAAGCCCATGAAGGCAAGCGCAAGGATGCCCGCCGTTATGAAGGCTATGGGAACTCCCCTGAAAAGGTATGGAATGTCCGAGAGCTCTGTCCTCTCTCTCAGTCCGGCAAAAAGCACGATGGCGAGCCCGAAGCCCAGAGCCGAGCCTACTGTAAACACAAGCATTGTAACAAAGCCAAAGCCGGACTGAATGTTTATTATCGCCGCACCGAGAATGGCGCAGTTTGTTGTTATAAGAGGGAGGAAGATGCCGAGGCTCTTATAAAGATCCGGCGAAGTTTTCTCTATAACCATCTCGACAAACTGCACGAGAGAAGCGATCACCAGTATGAAAACAATTGTCTGGAGGTAGCCTATGCCGAATTTGTCCAGCACGGTGTATTGAATGATCCACGTGAGCGTTCCGGCGACAGCCATTACAAAAGTTACTGCGAGGCTCATGCCTATGGCTGTATCGACCTGTCTGGAAACACCGAAGAACGGGCATATTCCGAGGAAGCGGCTGAGCACAAAGTTGTTAACCAGCACAGCCCCTACGAATATCAGCGCAAGATCAGCCATTTGTCACCGCCCTGCCCGCTTTCGCGCGCTTTCTTTCCTCTATCCAGTTATTTCCCGCGAGTATGAAGCCAAGAACGATGAACGCACCCGGAGGCAGAATCATCAGTATAGCAGGGCTGAACCCTGCGGGAAAAAGACTGAGCCCGAAGAACGAACCGTTGCCGAGCACCTCTCTTATTCCGCCGAGCAGGAACAGGGCGAATGTAAAGCCTAGTCCGGTTCCCACAGCGTCAAAGAACGAATCGCCCACGCCGTTTTTGGAGGCGAAGCTTTCCGCCCTGCCCAGAACAACGCAGTTAACCACTATCAGCGGTATGAAAAGCCCCAGAACCTTGTGGAGATCATGAACGAAGGCGTTCATCATAAGATCCACCACAGTGACGAAGCTGGCTATGATAACGATAAACGCCGGAATGCGCACCTTGGCGGGGATGATTCCCTTAACCATGGAAACAACGGAGTTTGAGCCTATGAGCACAGCCATAGTGGCAAGCCCCATGGCTATTCCGTTCACGGCGGAGGTTGTAACCGCCAGAGTCGGGCAGAGTCCTAAAACCTGTTTAAAAACGGCGTTGTTCTTAAATATGCCGTCTGTAAGGCTGGAAAGTCTCATTTGTTCACCTCCGCAAGCGCTTTGTCCATAAAGGCGAGCCCCGATGTCACCGCTTCGCAGACAGCACGTGGCGAAATTGTAGCTCCGCTGAACTGCTCTATATTGCCGCCGTCTTTCTTAACGGCTATATTGTCGTCTTTAGTGAGCCCCTTAAAGCTGTCTCTGAAATGGGGAGTTTCTATCTTGTTGCCCAGCCCGGGAGTTTCCGCATGTTTCAGAATCTCTATGCCGGTGACCCTGCCTTCAAGATCCACACCCATCAGTACTACTATATCGCCGCTGTATCCTTTGGGTGACACGCTCTGCACTGCATAGGCAAGGAGCTTCCCGTCCTTTTTGGCGGGGTAAAGCATCCTGCCGTCAACCTCAACAGCTTCCTTGTCCGGTTCGTTGTCAAAATCAGGCAGAACGACTATAAGCCCCTTAAGGAAGTCCTTTCTGTATTCCTCGGCTATGCGATCCTTTGTAAAATCAAAAACAAAGGCAAGAATAAGCGCGGAAATCCCCGCGATTACCGTAAGCACCACAACCATCATCACGGAGTTTCTGTTCATGACTTCACCTCGCCGAAGCTTGCGGGGCGCATGTAGTTATCAATGAGAGGCGTAACGGCGTTCATGATAAGTATGGAGAACGCCACACCCTCCGGATAACCGCCGAAAAGCCTGATAACAACGGTGAGAAGCCCGCAGCCGAAGCCGAAGAGCACCTGCCCCTTAACAGTCATGGGGCATGTGACATAGTCCGTCGCCATGAAGAAAGCACCGAGCATAAGTCCGCCCGCCAGCAGATGCTGAACAGGGTTAAGGGTTTTTTCAGGAGATATGAGCCAGTAGAGTCCGGTGAGTAAAAAGACAGTGGCAAGATATGTAAAAGGGATATGCCATTTTATTATACGCTTCCAAATGAGGAAAAGCCCGCCGATAAGAACGGCTAAGGCGGAATCTCCGCCGAGACAGCCGCTGACAGTTCCCAGAAACAGGTCTGCAACATCGGCTATGCCTGTGGAGACTATGTGTCCGCTGCTGATTATCTCGGATTTAACCTGACCGAGAGGGGTTGCAGTACTGACGGCGTCAAACATAAAGCCGCTTTTAAAAGTCGATGCCTCAATCCAAGAGGTCATCTCCGCAGGCCATGCGATAAGCAGAAAAACCCTGCCCACAAGCGCCGGGTTAAAGGGGTTCTGCCCCAGTCCGCCGAAAACCTGCTTGGAGATAACTATCGCAACAAAGCTGCCCGCAAGCACAAGCCACCAAGGCGGCGACGGAGGCATGTTCATGGCAAGGAGAATCGCCGTGACAAGGGCGCTGTTGTCTCTTACCGTAACGGGAAGTCTGCGCATTTTAAGGAAAAGAGCCTCAAGCCCGAGACAGAATATAACCGCCAGAGCGTAGGTTTTAACTGCGTAAAAGCCGTATACGTAAACGGAAACCAGTATGCTGGGCAGAAGCGCCAGCACAACCAGCATCATAACCTTGTCAGTCGTCAGCGGGTCTCTTGTATGAGGGGAGAAGGAAACCAGAAATTTATTGTCAGCCATTTTTCTGTGCCTCCCTTGCTTTCAGGATTTTCATGACTTCACGTTTGGATGTTTTGAATCCGCCCGCGAGGTTGCGTCTGGACGGACAGTCATACGAACAGCAGCCGCATTCGATGCAGTTCATCACATGCCAGTCGGCAAGCGCCTCATACATCTCCTTCACGACGAATCTGTCCATAACCGAAGGTATCAGCCCCATGGGACAGACGTCCACACAGCGCCCGCAGCGTATGCAGCTGCACTGCCTTAAGTCCGGCAGATCCTCACTGCGGAAAACCAGAATGCCGCTGGTTCCCTTCATCATAGGCACGTCAAGGCTGGAAAGCGCAAATCCCATCATGGGACCGCCCATAACCACCTTGCGGGGGTCGCCCAGAAAGCCGCCGCAGTACTCGATAATATCCTTAACAGGTGTACCTATGCGCACAAGGAGGTTCTTGGGCTCCTTAACCGCACCGGTTACTGTTACCACTCTTTCGATAAGGGGTTTTTTATTTTCCGCAGCCTCAAACACGGCAAGGCAGGTTCCAACGTTATGCACGATAACGCCCACCTCAAGAGGGAGCATGCCTTCGGGAACCGTCCTGTTGAGACAGGCTTTTATGAGCTGCTTCTCGCCGCCCTGCGGATATTTAACCTCAAGGGGGATGAGCTCGAATTTATATGCTGAAACGAACTTTCCGAACGCTGCCAGAGCATCGGGCTTGTTCTCTTCTATGCCTATGATGAGATTCTCTATATTGAGAGCCTTGCGGATAATGTCCGCTCCTTTGATGATCTCTTCCGTTTTCTCAAGCATAAGCCTGTGATCACAGGTGAGATAAGGCTCGCACTCAGCGCCGTTGAGCAGCAGCGTATCCACCTTTTTGGGCGGGCTGAGCTTCACATTCGTGGGGAATGTCGCCCCGCCGAGACCGACTATCCCGGCGTTGAGCACTGTTTCCTGAAACTTTGCGGATACATTGACGGGAACAATCCCGCTCTGATCCCCTGCGGCTTCTATCACTATGCCTGCCGTCTTTCCGGTAACCGGATGAGGCAGATCCTGCAAAGCAACGACTCTGCCCGAAACCGGAGCATGGATATTAGCGCTGATAAAGCCAGCTGACTGCCCTATCAGCTCACCTGCCTTCACTTCCTGATTTTTTGCCGCCAGCGCCTTTGCCGGAGCCCCTATGTGCTGTGCGAGCGGAACCCCGTACAGCGCACCCTCTTTCACGGGCATAACCTCAATCGGCTTGCCCGACGTCGCACCCTTATTGTAGTCAGGGTGAACGCCTCCTCTGAATCCAAAAAACGGCATGAGCCTACCCTTTATTAAATTGTTCAACTATTATATTAGTTTCCGCCAGAATCTCGTCCGCGAGAGCGTCCTCGTAATAGAGTTCGTAAACTATGCGCACTATACCGGCGTTTATGATCATTTTGGTGCAGATGGAGCATGGTTTGGTGTTGCAGTAAAGAGTGGCGCCTTTGATGGGCACGCCGTGGTAAGCAGCCTGAAGTATCGCGTTCTGTTCGGCATGGAGCCCTCTGCAAAGCTCATGCCTCTGTCCTGAAGGTACGTTTAGTTTCTGCCTCAGACACCCTGTAGCCTCGCAGTGTGTTACCCCTGCGGGTACTCCGTTATATCCTGTGGCGAGTATATGATTATCCTTAACAAGCAGTGCTCCGACCTGCCTTCTCAGACAAGTGGAGCGTTGTTTGGCTATATTCGTGATTTCAATGAAGTACTGATCCCAGTTTGGTCTCAATACCCTACTCCTGTGTAAAGAAAAAGTCTTTTGACAGAACCTTTCCCCGTTTTTTTGAGCATGTTATTTTTCCTCAGATAAATATTTCCGCCATCTTTCAGCAGCAAGAACATCCAGTTTGTCTATGCGTTTCCGGTGTCTTCCGCCTTCAAAAGGCGTGGTGAGCCATAAATCAACCATGTCCACGGCACGGTCAAACGTAATTATCCTGCCGCCGAGGGCGAGGACGTTTGAGTCATTGTGCATTCTGGACATTTTTGCCGTGTATGTGTCCCAGCAGAGGGCAGCCCTTATGCCGGGTATTTTGTTTGCCGAAATTGAAATACCTATGCCGGAGCCGCAGATAACTATGGCGCCGTCCGCTTCGCCGTCGGCAACAGCTATGCCTGCCTTTGCGCCGAAGTCGGGGTAGTCAACGGAGGTTTCGTTATCTGTTCCCAAATCTAGAACATCCACCCCGTATTTTGATATGTAATTTTTTAACTGTTCCTTAAGTTCAAACCCGCCGTGGTCACTGGCTATTGCGATTTTCTTAAAGACGGAAATACGGCTGCACATATTATCTCCCGAACAAAGGTTCGCTATATTAGCACTTATGTTCTAAAATTCAACTATTTTTGGAATCTATCGTACAAAAATATAAATTTATTGTCAGCTATTAATAGTTTCTGGGTATATCAAGCATCTTCTGAATGCAGCGGACACCCTTCTCCCTTATCTCCTCCGGCACTGTGATTACATGCTGTTTATGCAGCAGCGCCTCATAAAGGCTTTTCAGCGTGGTCTTCTTCATGTTTTTACAGATAAACCCGTCATAAGCGAAGATAAACTCCTTATCGGGGTTCTGTTTCTCAAGCAGGTAGCGCACACCCTCTTCCGTGGCTATTATGAAGCGCTTGTTCGTGCTCTCACGGCAGTAGGTGTAAATGCCCGATGTGGAGCAGACGTGATCGGCAAGATCCACAACAGAAGGCGGGTTCTCCGGATGCGCAACAACGAGCGCATCGGGATATTTCTCCTTAAGCTGCCTGACCTCAAGCTCTGTGGTTCTGTTATGTATGGGGCACCAGCCCTGCCAGAGGATCATCTTTTTATCAGTAAAGCGAGACACATAGTGACCGAGATTACGATCCGGTACGAAGATTATCTCATCAGCTTCCACATGCTTAATGACATTAACCGCATTTGCCGATGTACAGCATATGTCGCTCTCCGCCTTGACCTCAGCAGTAGTGTTCACGTAGCATACCACAGCGGCGTTCGGATGCTGCTTCTTAAATTCGCGAAGCTTATCGGCGGTGATCATGTCCGCCATGGGGCATCCGGCGTTTATCTCCGGCAGGAGAACAGTTTTCTGCGGGGAAAGCATGTGTGCTGTTTCCGCCATGAAGTGAACTCCGCAGAAAACTATTGTGCTTTTATCGGTCTGTGCCGCCTGTATGCTTAAACCGAGAGAATCTCCGGTAATATCTGCGATTTCCTGAATTTCCGCAGGCTGATAGTTGTGAGCGAGAATAACTGCGTCCATTTCTGCTGCTAGACGCCTGATTTCAGTTCTATAGTCCATTTACTCCCCCGATGTTTCTGATATTTTTGAATAACGGACAATTTTTCCGAGCGAATCATACTCGAAAAACAGGGCATTAAACACCATTTTACCTGCTTTTTCAACCTCATATTTCCTCGGCACACCGCCCAGAAAGCGCTCTATCGGCGCTTCGGAGCTCATTCCGATAACCGAGTTAAGCCCGCCGCACATACCGACATCCGTTAAATATAAAGTCCCGTTGGGGAGGATTCTGTCATCATTTGTCTGTACATGAGTGTGGGTTCCGATAACAGCTCCCGCTCTGCCGTCCACATAGAGCCCGAAGGCGTTCTTTTCACTGGTGGCTTCCGCATGGAAGTCCGTGAGGACGAAGCTTTTGCTTATTTCAGGGTAGACTGAGTCGAACTTCCTGAAAGGACAGTCGGAAAGGGGCATAAAGACTCTGCCCATTAAATTGAGCAGAGTGAATCTTTCGCCGTTTTTTTCTATGGTTATGTGTCCTTTGCCGGGTGTTCCCTCGGGATAGTTGGCGGGACGGACGAGACTGCCCAGATGATTGATGAAATTTTCCGATTCCTTCACGTCGAACACATGGTTTCCCGTGCTCATGAGATCCACGCCGTAGGAAAGAATGTCCTTGTAAAGCGCCTCGGTGATTCCGAAGCCGTTTGCGGCGTTCTCAACATTTGCGATCACAATGTCAAGCCCCAGCTCCTCACGGAGGCGGGGTACGGCGGAGCGAAGCAGGCTTCTGCCTGCTTTGCCCATAATATCGCCTATATGCAGTACTTTCATTTACTTTTGTTATTTCGCGTATCCAACAGAGCGGGCTTCTCTGATTACGGTAACCCTGATCTGTCCGGGATATGTGAGTTCTTCCTCTATCTTTTTGGAAATGTCTTTGGAAAGCGTCACGAGCCTTTCATCGGTCACTTTGTCGGGCTCAACGATTATGCGCACTTCTCTTCCCGCCTGAATAGCGTAGCATTTGCTGACGCCTTCAAATGAGGAGGCGATGGTTTCAAGATTTTCAAGCCTTTTCAGGTATGATTCAAGAACCTCTCTCCTCGCGCCGGGTCTGGATGCGCTCATAGCGTCCGCAGCCTGCACAAGAACAGACTCAACGCACTTGAACTCCTCTTCGCCGTGGTGAGAGGCTATGGCGTTAAGCACGCGCCAGTCCTCTTTGTATTTCTTCGCCACTTCCAGACCGATTTCGGTGTGTGAGCCTTCACTCTCGTAGTCTATCGCCTTTCCTATGTCATGGAGAAGACCGGCACGTTTGGCTATTTTCTCGTTCAGTCCGAGTTCGGCTGCCATTGTTCCGCAGATTTTCGCCACTTCGATGGAATGTCCGAGAACGTTCTGTCCGTAGCTGGTTCTGTATTTCAGCCTGCCGATAAGCCTTGAAATGTCTTTATGAACACCGTGTATGCCGAGATCAAAGAGGGTCTGCTCACCAACCTCAAGAACATGCTTCTCAAGCTCCTCACGGCATTTGTCGTGAAGCTCCTCAATTCTCGCCGGATGTATGCGCCCGTCGGTCACGAGCCTTTCAAGGGTCATCTTGGCGATCTCTCTTCTGAAAGGGTCGTAGGATGAAAGGATAACCGCCTCGGGGGTGTCATCCACAATTATATCAACTCCGGTAACGCTTTCAAACGTACGGATGTTTCTTCCTTCACGTCCGATGATTCTTCCCTTCATCTCATCACTGGGGAGGC is a genomic window of Geovibrio thiophilus containing:
- a CDS encoding RnfABCDGE type electron transport complex subunit E, which encodes MRLSSLTDGIFKNNAVFKQVLGLCPTLAVTTSAVNGIAMGLATMAVLIGSNSVVSMVKGIIPAKVRIPAFIVIIASFVTVVDLMMNAFVHDLHKVLGLFIPLIVVNCVVLGRAESFASKNGVGDSFFDAVGTGLGFTFALFLLGGIREVLGNGSFFGLSLFPAGFSPAILMILPPGAFIVLGFILAGNNWIEERKRAKAGRAVTNG
- the rsxC gene encoding electron transport complex subunit RsxC, whose translation is MPFFGFRGGVHPDYNKGATSGKPIEVMPVKEGALYGVPLAQHIGAPAKALAAKNQEVKAGELIGQSAGFISANIHAPVSGRVVALQDLPHPVTGKTAGIVIEAAGDQSGIVPVNVSAKFQETVLNAGIVGLGGATFPTNVKLSPPKKVDTLLLNGAECEPYLTCDHRLMLEKTEEIIKGADIIRKALNIENLIIGIEENKPDALAAFGKFVSAYKFELIPLEVKYPQGGEKQLIKACLNRTVPEGMLPLEVGVIVHNVGTCLAVFEAAENKKPLIERVVTVTGAVKEPKNLLVRIGTPVKDIIEYCGGFLGDPRKVVMGGPMMGFALSSLDVPMMKGTSGILVFRSEDLPDLRQCSCIRCGRCVDVCPMGLIPSVMDRFVVKEMYEALADWHVMNCIECGCCSYDCPSRRNLAGGFKTSKREVMKILKAREAQKNG
- a CDS encoding RnfABCDGE type electron transport complex subunit D, yielding MADNKFLVSFSPHTRDPLTTDKVMMLVVLALLPSILVSVYVYGFYAVKTYALAVIFCLGLEALFLKMRRLPVTVRDNSALVTAILLAMNMPPSPPWWLVLAGSFVAIVISKQVFGGLGQNPFNPALVGRVFLLIAWPAEMTSWIEASTFKSGFMFDAVSTATPLGQVKSEIISSGHIVSTGIADVADLFLGTVSGCLGGDSALAVLIGGLFLIWKRIIKWHIPFTYLATVFLLTGLYWLISPEKTLNPVQHLLAGGLMLGAFFMATDYVTCPMTVKGQVLFGFGCGLLTVVIRLFGGYPEGVAFSILIMNAVTPLIDNYMRPASFGEVKS
- a CDS encoding RnfABCDGE type electron transport complex subunit B, yielding MTAAILTMLSTGFAAGLGLMIASKKFHVEKDPRIEQVTNLLPAANCGGCGFPGCAALAESIVSGKSAPNSCPVMGAESAKEIAAILGIELGSSVRKVARVRCKGGRAEAPEKYDYYGPKDCHSVNLLAGGNKLCSYGCLGEGSCVKACGFDAMYMDENRLPVVIEEKCTSCGMCVKACPRNIITIIEQDKPFVVACMSKDKGGDVKKACSVGCIGCKLCAKNCPVSAIQVENFLAVIDPDICINCGKCEEVCPTKAIKKF
- a CDS encoding RnfABCDGE type electron transport complex subunit G; the encoded protein is MNRNSVMMVVVLTVIAGISALILAFVFDFTKDRIAEEYRKDFLKGLIVVLPDFDNEPDKEAVEVDGRMLYPAKKDGKLLAYAVQSVSPKGYSGDIVVLMGVDLEGRVTGIEILKHAETPGLGNKIETPHFRDSFKGLTKDDNIAVKKDGGNIEQFSGATISPRAVCEAVTSGLAFMDKALAEVNK
- a CDS encoding TIGR00282 family metallophosphoesterase gives rise to the protein MKVLHIGDIMGKAGRSLLRSAVPRLREELGLDIVIANVENAANGFGITEALYKDILSYGVDLMSTGNHVFDVKESENFINHLGSLVRPANYPEGTPGKGHITIEKNGERFTLLNLMGRVFMPLSDCPFRKFDSVYPEISKSFVLTDFHAEATSEKNAFGLYVDGRAGAVIGTHTHVQTNDDRILPNGTLYLTDVGMCGGLNSVIGMSSEAPIERFLGGVPRKYEVEKAGKMVFNALFFEYDSLGKIVRYSKISETSGE
- the rpiB gene encoding ribose 5-phosphate isomerase B; amino-acid sequence: MCSRISVFKKIAIASDHGGFELKEQLKNYISKYGVDVLDLGTDNETSVDYPDFGAKAGIAVADGEADGAIVICGSGIGISISANKIPGIRAALCWDTYTAKMSRMHNDSNVLALGGRIITFDRAVDMVDLWLTTPFEGGRHRKRIDKLDVLAAERWRKYLSEEK
- a CDS encoding deoxycytidylate deaminase, with amino-acid sequence MRPNWDQYFIEITNIAKQRSTCLRRQVGALLVKDNHILATGYNGVPAGVTHCEATGCLRQKLNVPSGQRHELCRGLHAEQNAILQAAYHGVPIKGATLYCNTKPCSICTKMIINAGIVRIVYELYYEDALADEILAETNIIVEQFNKG
- the rny gene encoding ribonuclease Y, with the protein product MSSLHALLVLVSLMTGIFAGLLYQKRKNDNENIRNSKTAEDILSRARKEADEITKEAKLEAKDYVYKGKQEVERDSREKKKEIAALEKRLMTKEESIDGKLDQLTRKEDALLKKYEEAEEKQKVLDKLREEAEEIRNRMIAEIEKIAAMTREEAKQMLISELVEDAKIDAARELREIEEQTKMDAEKKAQSIIATAIQRCAPEYVGEISVSVVSLPSDEMKGRIIGREGRNIRTFESVTGVDIIVDDTPEAVILSSYDPFRREIAKMTLERLVTDGRIHPARIEELHDKCREELEKHVLEVGEQTLFDLGIHGVHKDISRLIGRLKYRTSYGQNVLGHSIEVAKICGTMAAELGLNEKIAKRAGLLHDIGKAIDYESEGSHTEIGLEVAKKYKEDWRVLNAIASHHGEEEFKCVESVLVQAADAMSASRPGARREVLESYLKRLENLETIASSFEGVSKCYAIQAGREVRIIVEPDKVTDERLVTLSKDISKKIEEELTYPGQIRVTVIREARSVGYAK
- the nadA gene encoding quinolinate synthase NadA — protein: MDYRTEIRRLAAEMDAVILAHNYQPAEIQEIADITGDSLGLSIQAAQTDKSTIVFCGVHFMAETAHMLSPQKTVLLPEINAGCPMADMITADKLREFKKQHPNAAVVCYVNTTAEVKAESDICCTSANAVNVIKHVEADEIIFVPDRNLGHYVSRFTDKKMILWQGWCPIHNRTTELEVRQLKEKYPDALVVAHPENPPSVVDLADHVCSTSGIYTYCRESTNKRFIIATEEGVRYLLEKQNPDKEFIFAYDGFICKNMKKTTLKSLYEALLHKQHVITVPEEIREKGVRCIQKMLDIPRNY
- the rsxA gene encoding electron transport complex subunit RsxA, with the translated sequence MADLALIFVGAVLVNNFVLSRFLGICPFFGVSRQVDTAIGMSLAVTFVMAVAGTLTWIIQYTVLDKFGIGYLQTIVFILVIASLVQFVEMVIEKTSPDLYKSLGIFLPLITTNCAILGAAIINIQSGFGFVTMLVFTVGSALGFGLAIVLFAGLRERTELSDIPYLFRGVPIAFITAGILALAFMGFSGLVK